One genomic region from Aerosakkonema funiforme FACHB-1375 encodes:
- a CDS encoding lipoate--protein ligase family protein codes for MTVDKPVWRLIPLFEAAGRVQMAIDLWLLEQHRQGLHPPTLRFYTWSPPAISLGYHQRQWPEFWQHLTWQGQPIELVRRPTGGRAVLHQGDLTYAVITSGLSGSRTQVYQQLCEFLIAGWRSLGVELHYGLAGRGYIHNPNCFGTATAADLVLADNSKLIGSAQLYRGNAILQHGSIRLHPDRTLFAQVFETAVPPPIDIPIIQRAEAPIQIVVEELIAAAERCFQVEFQMQPLSELEFHAILAQPILEVFPLDPSASSLP; via the coding sequence ATGACTGTTGACAAACCTGTTTGGCGTTTAATACCGCTGTTTGAAGCTGCGGGTAGAGTGCAGATGGCGATCGATCTGTGGTTGCTCGAACAGCACCGTCAAGGCTTGCATCCTCCCACTTTGCGGTTTTACACTTGGAGTCCACCGGCTATTTCGTTAGGCTATCATCAGCGTCAGTGGCCGGAATTTTGGCAGCACCTGACTTGGCAAGGACAACCGATCGAACTGGTGCGACGTCCTACCGGTGGGCGAGCTGTTCTGCACCAAGGAGATTTAACCTATGCTGTGATTACTTCTGGATTGAGTGGCAGTCGCACCCAAGTTTATCAACAGCTTTGCGAATTTTTGATTGCGGGTTGGCGATCGCTCGGTGTCGAGTTACACTACGGTTTGGCTGGACGCGGCTATATTCACAACCCCAATTGTTTTGGGACAGCCACCGCAGCTGATTTAGTTTTAGCAGATAATTCCAAGTTGATCGGTAGCGCTCAACTTTATCGCGGTAATGCTATTTTGCAGCACGGTTCCATACGCTTGCACCCAGATCGCACCTTGTTCGCCCAAGTGTTTGAGACTGCTGTACCGCCCCCGATCGACATACCGATTATTCAACGGGCAGAAGCGCCGATCCAAATTGTTGTGGAGGAATTGATTGCTGCGGCTGAGCGTTGTTTTCAGGTTGAGTTTCAGATGCAGCCTCTGTCTGAGTTAGAATTCCACGCCATTTTGGCGCAGCCAATTTTAGAGGTTTTTCCTCTCGATCCGTCTGCGTCATCGCTCCCGTGA
- a CDS encoding site-2 protease family protein, with translation MQAGWRIGSIFGIPLYIDPSWLIILGIFTFANGYNLQEAYPQWKLVTSWGIGFSIAILLFGSVLLHELGHSLVARSQGIKVSSITLFLFGGIASIDRESQTPGLAFQVAIAGPCVSIILFGLLNLLSYLLPPLSPAQVLVAHLANINLVLALFNLIPGLPLDGGQILKAAVWKLKGDRFQGIHWAARTGQILGWVAIIFSGFSYIITSEPGILWMGLLGWFVLRNASAYDQITNLQESLLQLTAADAMTREFRVIDADMTLRQFADDYLLQATQPEVYFAASDGRYRGLVSLDDFRALERSEWETQTVRSIVKPLDAIDTVEEKTPLVEAIERMESDKLSRITVLSPAGTVAGIIDRGDIVRAMAQKLNVKISEAQIKRIKEEGSYPPGLPIPAIAQAAAESTATQTKEPLST, from the coding sequence ATGCAGGCAGGTTGGAGAATCGGAAGTATATTTGGAATTCCACTCTACATTGACCCCTCGTGGCTAATTATATTGGGTATTTTTACATTTGCCAACGGGTATAACTTGCAAGAGGCTTATCCGCAATGGAAATTGGTTACATCTTGGGGGATTGGCTTTTCGATCGCTATACTGCTGTTTGGCTCAGTACTGTTGCACGAATTGGGTCACAGTTTGGTAGCGCGATCGCAAGGAATTAAGGTTAGCTCAATTACCTTGTTTCTTTTTGGTGGAATTGCGTCGATCGATCGAGAATCTCAAACACCTGGTTTGGCTTTTCAAGTAGCGATCGCAGGGCCTTGCGTGAGTATAATCTTGTTTGGGTTACTGAATCTGCTAAGTTATCTATTGCCGCCGTTGAGTCCCGCGCAAGTTTTAGTTGCACATTTGGCAAATATCAATCTAGTGTTAGCTTTGTTTAACCTCATTCCCGGTCTTCCGTTGGATGGTGGGCAGATTTTGAAAGCAGCAGTATGGAAGCTCAAAGGCGATCGCTTTCAAGGTATCCATTGGGCAGCCCGCACCGGACAAATTTTAGGATGGGTAGCAATTATCTTTAGCGGTTTCAGTTACATAATCACATCAGAACCCGGTATACTCTGGATGGGTTTACTGGGCTGGTTTGTGTTGCGGAATGCCAGCGCTTACGACCAAATCACCAACCTACAAGAAAGCTTGTTGCAGCTAACAGCCGCAGACGCTATGACGAGAGAATTCCGCGTTATCGATGCAGATATGACGCTGCGCCAATTTGCAGACGATTACCTCTTACAAGCTACCCAGCCGGAGGTTTACTTTGCGGCTTCGGACGGTCGCTATCGGGGTCTAGTCTCGCTAGATGATTTTCGGGCGCTGGAACGCAGCGAGTGGGAAACTCAAACAGTTCGCAGTATTGTCAAGCCTTTGGATGCGATCGACACCGTGGAAGAAAAGACGCCCTTGGTGGAAGCGATCGAGCGGATGGAAAGTGACAAATTATCCAGAATTACAGTCCTTTCACCGGCAGGTACTGTGGCTGGTATTATCGATCGCGGCGATATTGTACGAGCAATGGCCCAAAAGCTGAACGTTAAAATATCGGAGGCTCAAATCAAACGGATCAAAGAAGAAGGTAGCTATCCCCCCGGATTACCCATTCCAGCGATCGCCCAAGCAGCCGCAGAGTCAACCGCAACGCAAACTAAAGAACCTCTCTCAACCTGA